From a single Arachis hypogaea cultivar Tifrunner chromosome 3, arahy.Tifrunner.gnm2.J5K5, whole genome shotgun sequence genomic region:
- the LOC112734803 gene encoding probable LRR receptor-like serine/threonine-protein kinase At1g67720 isoform X5: MLSCFTSMDLFSLFLSIILLMLTPLSVSQLEEFVSIDCGGKSNYTDGSTGLSWISDSDKMHHGTPVEVEDAPNGGTMVQYRTRRDFPIDSKKQCYTLSTVERRRYLVRATFQYGMLKNGGTYPQFQLYLDATKWATISIYDAKRVYIEEMIIRAPTNSIDVCMCCATTGSPFISTLELRPLNLSMYATDYEDNYYLKVAARINFGAPSEASLRYPDDPYDRIWDSDLARRQNFLVGVAPGTERISTTRNIDIGTREYPPVRVMQTAVVGTKGVLSYRLNLEDFPANARAYAYFAEIEDLGKNEVRKFKLKQPYIPDYSNAVVNIAENVNGSYILYEPSYMNVSLDFVLSFNFVATPDSTRGPLLNAMEISKYVRIASKTDRQDSTVVNALRSASAESLQMNEGDPCVPTPWEWINCSATTPPRISKIVLSRRNLTGEIPPELNNMDALTELWLDGNSLTGTLPDMSNLINLKIVHLENNKLTGPLPSYLGSLPSLQALFIQNNSFSGEIPARLISGKFVFNYDGNIGLHRGSKKHFKLILGISIGVLAILLLLFIGVSAHKSTKPSTAYSLVRGNLTDEGTTCYIALSDLKEATDDFSKKIGKGSFGSVYYGRMKDGKEVAVKTMTDSSSHGNRQFVNEVALLSRIHHRNLVPLIGYCEEEYQHILVYEYMHNGTLRDHLHEPSKQKNLDWLSRLRIAEDAAKGLEYLHRGCNPSIIHRDVKTSNILLDINMRAKVSDFGLSRLAEEDLTHISSIARGTIGYLDPEYYANQQLTEKSDVYSFGVVLLELISGRKPVSPEDYGDDMNIVHWARPLIRKGDVMRMIDPCIAGNAKIESIWRVVEIAMQCVQQHGASRPRMQEVILAIQDATKIEIEAQNKLKSTSSSSTSGKPQSSRKTLLTSFLEIESPDSSSGCIPSAR, encoded by the exons ATGTTGTCTTGCTTTACCTCTATGGATTTATTTTCTCTCTTCCTGAGTATAATACTTCTTATGCTGACTCCACTTTCTGTTTCACAACTTGAAG AATTTGTTAGCATTGATTGTGGAGGGAAAAGTAACTACACTGATGGAAGCACAGGGTTGTCATGGATTTCAGACTCTGACAAGATGCACCATGGAACTCCAGTGGAAGTAGAAGATGCTCCAAATGGAGGAACCATGGTTCAGTATCGAACGCGCCGAGACTTTCCCATTGACAGCAAGAAACAATGTTACACACTAAGCACAGTTGAGAGAAGAAGGTATCTTGTTAGAGCAACATTTCAATATGGAATGCTGAAAAATGGAGGCACATACCCTCAGTTTCAGCTCTATTTGGATGCAACAAAATGGGCCACTATCTCTATATATGATGCTAAAAGAGTGTATATTGAAGAAATGATTATAAGGGCACCCACAAATTCCATTGATGTTTGCATGTGTTGTGCCACAACTggttctccttttatatctacTCTTGAGCTTAGACCCTTGAATCTTTCTATGTATGCCACTGATTATGAGGATAACTACTACTTGAAAGTAGCTGCAAGAATCAATTTTGGTGCTCCAAGTGAGGCATCTCTCAG GTACCCGGATGATCCATATGATAGAATTTGGGATTCTGATCTAGCTAGAAGGCAAAATTTTCTTGTAGGGGTGGCACCCGGAACAGAGAGAATTAGTACTACAAGGAACATAGATATAGGGACAAGAGAGTATCCGCCTGTTAGAGTTATGCAAACTGCAGTTGTTGGCACAAAAGGAGTACTTAGCTATAgattgaatttagaggatttccCTGCCAATGCTCGCGCATACGCGTATTTCGCAGAAATTGAAGATCTTGGTAAAAATGAGGTTCGAAAATTCAAGTTGAAGCAGCCTTATATACCTGACTATAGCAATGCAGTTGTTAACATTGCTGAGAATGTCAATGGTAGCTACATTCTTTATGAACCAAGTTACATGAATGTGAGTCTGGATTTTGTTCTGTCATTCAACTTTGTTGCAACCCCGGATTCTACTCGAGGACCTCTCCTTAATGCAATGGAAATAAGCAAATATGTACGGATTGCTTCAAAGACTGACAGGCAAGATT CAACTGTTGTAAATGCATTGCGATCGGCGTCTGCTGAAAGTTTGCAAATGAATGAAGGTGATCCTTGTGTTCCAACTCCCTGGGAGTGGATAAATTGCAGTGCCACTACACCTCCAAGAATTTCAAAAAT AGTTCTATCAAGAAGGAATTTGACAGGTGAAATCCCACCTGAACTGAATAACATGGATGCTTTGACAGAGTT GTGGTTAGATGGAAACTCACTTACAGGAACACTACCTGACATGAGCAATCTTATAAATCTAAAGATTGT CCATTTAGAAAACAACAAATTGACTGGTCCTCTACCATCTTACCTGGGTAGTTTGCCAAGTTTACAAGCACT GTTCATACAGAATAATTCCTTTAGTGGGGAAATACCAGCAAGATTAATATCTGGAAAATTTGTTTTCAA CTATGATGGAAATATTGGACTACATAGAGGGAGCAAGAAGCATTTCAAGTTGATACTTGGAATTTCAATTGGAGTACTAGCAATTCTATTACTATTGTTCATAG GTGTTTCTGCACACAAAAGCACTAAACCTTCAACTGCATATTCATTGGTTCGAGGAAATTTAACGGATGAAGGTACCACTTGCTATATAGCACTCTCAGATTTGAAAGAAGCTACTGATGATTTTTCGAAGAAAATTGGCAAAGGAAGCTTTGGATCTGTTTATTATGGGAGAATGAAAGATGGAAAAGAGGTTGCAGTTAAGACTATGACTGATTCATCCAGCCATGGGAACCGCCAATTTGTTAATGAG GTAGCCCTCTTATCAAGAATTCATCACAGGAACTTGGTTCCTCTGATTGGATACTGTGAAGAAGAATATCAGCATATTCTGGTTTATGAGTATATGCACAATGGCACTTTAAGGGATCACCTTCATG AACCTTCCAAGCAAAAGAACTTAGACTGGCTAAGTCGACTTCGAATTGCAGAAGATGCAGCCAAAG GTCTTGAATACTTGCACAGAGGATGCAATCCCAGCATCATTCACCGAGATGTAAAGACCAGCAATATTCTTTTAGACATCAATATGAGAGCAAAAGTGTCAGATTTTGGACTCTCTAGGCTAGCCGAAGAAGATTTAACTCACATATCAAGCATTGCAAGGGGAACCATAGGTTACCTCGATCCTGA GTACTATGCAAATCAACAGTTGACAGAAAAGAGTGATGTGTATAGTTTTGGAGTTGTTCTTCTAGAACTGATATCTGGAAGAAAGCCTGTGTCACCAGAAGATTATGGTGATGATATGAATATTGTTCACTGG GCAAGACCTTTAATCCGAAAAGGCGATGTGATGAGGATGATTGACCCTTGTATAGCAGGGAATGCGAAGATTGAATCCATTTGGAGGGTTGTTGAGATTGCAATGCAATGTGTGCAACAGCATGGTGCATCAAGGCCAAGGATGCAAGAAGTCATTTTGGCTATACAAGATGCTACCAAGATTGAAatagaagcacaaaataagctaaaatcaacatcatcatcatcaacttcAGGAAAACCACAGTCTTCTAGGAAAACTTTACTCACAAGCTTTCTTGAAATTGAGAGTCCTGACTCCTCAAGTGGCTGCATCCCATCAGCAAGATAA